A DNA window from Micromonospora inyonensis contains the following coding sequences:
- the tnpA gene encoding IS200/IS605 family transposase has product MDEVRSNNNVVYRCHYHVVWCPKYRRKVIDGTVDERLKEIIREVCAERNAPIEAIETMPDHVHLLVVVDPQYGIHRLVKQIKGRSSRLLRQEFPHLKSRMPTLWTNSYFVATTGGATSEVVKRYVENQRNV; this is encoded by the coding sequence GTGGACGAGGTCAGGTCGAACAACAACGTCGTGTACCGCTGCCACTACCACGTCGTCTGGTGCCCGAAGTACCGGCGCAAGGTCATCGACGGCACGGTGGACGAGCGGCTCAAAGAGATCATCCGCGAGGTTTGCGCCGAGCGGAACGCACCGATCGAGGCGATCGAGACGATGCCCGACCACGTGCACCTGCTCGTGGTCGTGGACCCGCAGTACGGCATCCACCGCCTGGTCAAGCAGATCAAGGGTCGATCCTCCCGTCTGCTGCGCCAGGAGTTCCCGCACCTCAAGTCCCGGATGCCGACCCTGTGGACCAACTCGTACTTCGTCGCCACGACCGGCGGCGCCACTTCGGAGGTGGTCAAGAGGTATGTCGAGAACCAGCGCAACGTGTGA
- a CDS encoding glycogen debranching N-terminal domain-containing protein, with protein MKTDVVRILDGNIFVLSDGSGDIEAAPHVPTGYFSSDTRFLSLWRLTINGERVSTLAMDDPSYFEARFFLVPGAPTHYVDAKVSVIRERAVAGGFEERLTVLNHSGEPAVFTVRVDAGSDFSSVYMVRQERTQAGRVYQRVENGRLHLGYVREKFRLETAISTTEPAQVDEEGLTYHIRIEPHGQWTTMLHVRGLVLHPDGQDLREQLTPPRQQRDAARLQHDLRQWLDKAPQLSCDWKPLERTYQRSLVDLAALRFSPLALPTEPLPAAGLPWNATLTGRDPILTSLQVLPFTPDMAVNTLRILGIDQGSVLDDFRDEEPGKILSEFRYGELTAFEEIPTSPYFGAADNTPLYVILLDEYERWTGDAAVVREFEDEARAALHWIDEYGDIMGDGYVWYQRRNERTGLENQCWKDSPTAISFRDGRLPSLPRATCELQGYAYDAKIRGARLAREFWHDPAYADRLEREAADLKERFNRDFWIADGEYYALALDGDGRQVDALSSNIGHLLWSGIVDESRAPKIAQHLLGPQLFSGWGVRTLAQGEGRYNPLGYHVGTVWPFDNAFIAWGLRRYGFHQEAGQIAEGIIDASRHFQGRLPDAFGGYDRELTRHPVPEPAANSPQALATAAPLLLIRTLLGLEPYGDDLVVSPALPERFGRIELLDIPGRWGRVDAIGSVTSQEANAADR; from the coding sequence ATGAAAACCGATGTCGTCAGAATCCTGGACGGCAACATCTTCGTGTTGAGCGACGGCAGCGGCGACATAGAGGCGGCGCCCCACGTCCCGACCGGCTACTTCTCATCCGACACCCGGTTCCTCTCGCTGTGGCGACTGACCATCAACGGCGAACGGGTGAGCACACTGGCGATGGACGACCCGTCGTACTTCGAGGCGCGGTTCTTCCTGGTGCCCGGGGCCCCGACACACTACGTCGACGCCAAGGTCTCGGTGATCCGCGAACGGGCGGTGGCCGGCGGCTTCGAGGAGCGGTTGACAGTGCTCAACCATTCCGGGGAACCGGCCGTGTTCACCGTCCGGGTGGACGCCGGCTCTGACTTCAGCTCGGTGTACATGGTCAGACAAGAACGCACGCAGGCCGGCCGTGTCTACCAACGCGTCGAGAACGGTCGCCTGCACCTCGGCTACGTGCGGGAGAAGTTCCGGCTGGAGACAGCGATCTCCACGACCGAGCCGGCGCAGGTCGACGAAGAGGGGCTGACCTACCACATCCGGATCGAACCCCACGGGCAGTGGACCACCATGCTGCACGTCCGGGGGCTGGTGCTGCATCCCGACGGTCAGGACCTGCGAGAACAGCTGACTCCCCCCCGCCAGCAACGCGACGCGGCAAGGCTCCAACACGACCTGCGGCAGTGGCTCGACAAGGCTCCGCAGCTGAGCTGCGACTGGAAGCCACTGGAGCGGACCTACCAGCGCAGCCTGGTCGACCTTGCCGCGCTGCGGTTCTCGCCGCTGGCGCTACCGACCGAGCCGCTGCCCGCGGCGGGCCTGCCGTGGAACGCCACCCTCACCGGCCGCGACCCCATCCTCACCAGCCTGCAGGTCCTGCCGTTCACACCGGACATGGCCGTCAACACCCTGCGGATCCTCGGCATCGACCAGGGCAGCGTGCTCGACGACTTCCGGGACGAGGAGCCGGGCAAGATCCTGAGCGAGTTCCGCTACGGCGAGCTGACCGCGTTTGAGGAAATTCCCACATCGCCCTACTTCGGCGCCGCCGACAACACCCCGCTCTACGTCATCCTGCTCGACGAGTACGAGCGGTGGACGGGGGACGCCGCGGTGGTGCGCGAATTCGAGGACGAGGCGCGCGCGGCGCTGCACTGGATCGACGAGTACGGCGACATCATGGGCGACGGCTACGTCTGGTACCAACGCCGCAACGAGCGGACCGGGCTGGAGAACCAGTGCTGGAAGGACTCCCCGACGGCCATCTCGTTCCGGGACGGGCGGCTGCCCAGCCTGCCCCGGGCGACCTGTGAGCTGCAGGGCTACGCCTACGACGCCAAGATCCGCGGCGCCAGGCTGGCCCGCGAGTTCTGGCACGACCCCGCGTACGCCGACCGCCTCGAACGGGAAGCCGCCGACCTCAAGGAACGCTTCAACCGCGACTTCTGGATTGCCGACGGCGAGTACTACGCACTCGCCCTCGACGGCGACGGCCGCCAGGTCGACGCCCTCTCCTCCAACATCGGCCACCTACTGTGGAGCGGCATCGTCGACGAATCCCGGGCACCGAAGATCGCCCAACACCTGCTCGGCCCCCAACTCTTCTCCGGCTGGGGCGTACGCACCCTCGCGCAGGGGGAGGGACGCTACAACCCACTCGGCTACCACGTCGGCACCGTCTGGCCATTCGACAACGCCTTCATCGCCTGGGGGCTACGCCGCTACGGATTCCACCAGGAAGCCGGGCAGATCGCCGAGGGAATCATCGACGCGTCCCGGCACTTCCAGGGTCGACTTCCGGACGCCTTCGGCGGCTACGACCGCGAGTTGACCCGGCACCCCGTCCCGGAACCCGCGGCGAACAGCCCACAGGCCCTGGCCACCGCAGCGCCCCTGCTGCTGATACGCACGCTGCTCGGCCTCGAGCCCTACGGCGATGATCTGGTGGTCTCGCCGGCACTGCCCGAACGGTTCGGTCGCATCGAGCTACTCGACATCCCCGGACGGTGGGGCCGCGTCGACGCCATCGGCAGCGTGACATCCCAGGAGGCGAACGCGGCCGACAGATGA
- a CDS encoding zinc ribbon domain-containing protein — protein sequence MAGTEPPVITERQQLHDHQFCACIRSGAPINPPFRATSKKELIERGTRAGRKVVLVPPAYTTMTCSECGERANLRLGLGIRTFECAACGYTACRDRNAARTILATAERDRASADDVRHLIASFRDGGSGAVRAGNPGPGPGGKSPGFIRGDR from the coding sequence ATGGCAGGCACAGAACCTCCCGTGATCACGGAGCGTCAGCAACTTCATGATCACCAGTTCTGTGCCTGCATCCGTTCAGGCGCGCCGATCAACCCACCATTCCGCGCGACCTCTAAGAAAGAACTGATCGAGCGTGGTACGCGGGCGGGCCGCAAGGTGGTGCTGGTACCGCCCGCCTACACCACGATGACCTGCTCCGAGTGCGGCGAGAGAGCCAATCTTCGCCTCGGACTGGGTATCCGTACCTTCGAGTGCGCGGCATGCGGCTATACCGCATGCCGCGACCGAAACGCCGCGAGGACGATCCTCGCCACGGCCGAACGCGACCGTGCCAGTGCCGACGACGTAAGACATCTGATCGCCTCCTTCCGGGACGGTGGATCAGGTGCGGTCCGAGCTGGGAATCCAGGGCCTGGCCCCGGAGGAAAATCCCCCGGATTTATTCGTGGGGATCGTTAA
- a CDS encoding DUF5994 family protein, producing MPGTALAPSSPLPTRLVLAPTRDRTVLDGGWWPRSWDPAAELPSFVRALSERYGRIRHLMLNIHTWDSRIHRLAIGPDVVRIGWFDTLDPALLVATTASDDQVDLLVVPPTTAPATAERALAAAADPANLTHAPDLLVAGPPPPGGTPAIGSAAYTMWDNEGGSILRAPWAADEVVIGGKGGR from the coding sequence ATGCCCGGCACCGCGCTCGCTCCGTCATCGCCGTTGCCCACCCGACTGGTCCTCGCTCCCACCAGGGACCGGACGGTCCTGGACGGCGGGTGGTGGCCGCGTTCCTGGGACCCGGCCGCCGAACTCCCCAGCTTCGTCCGCGCCCTCTCCGAACGGTACGGCCGGATCCGGCACCTCATGCTGAACATCCACACCTGGGACAGCCGGATCCATCGGTTGGCCATCGGGCCGGACGTCGTCCGGATCGGCTGGTTCGATACCCTCGACCCCGCCCTGTTGGTCGCCACCACCGCCAGCGACGACCAGGTCGACCTGCTCGTCGTGCCACCCACCACGGCACCTGCGACAGCCGAGCGGGCCTTGGCCGCCGCCGCTGACCCGGCCAACCTCACGCACGCACCGGACCTCCTCGTCGCCGGACCGCCCCCGCCGGGCGGGACACCGGCGATCGGATCCGCGGCGTACACGATGTGGGACAACGAGGGCGGCAGCATCCTCAGAGCGCCGTGGGCAGCCGATGAGGTCGTCATAGGTGGCAAAGGTGGTCGGTGA
- a CDS encoding IS5 family transposase, with protein MPAIPAWLIEPLWVQFAALLPDRPTYQPTHPLGCHRKRIDDRIVFDKLVQVLRFGCAYEAIADATCSATTIRGRRDEWIELGVFAQLKQIALDAYDRLVGLVLDDIAVDGCITKAPGGGEAAGRSPVDRGKQGMKRSLMVDGYGIPLGRVLAGANRHDSPLLGPTLDHLDDLGPLPQAITVHLDAGYDSQVTRALLAERGLTGEIAHKGDKAPIQASQRWHVERTNSWHNAFNRLQRCYERTEKVIDAFFDLADAIITVRSLIRRAWTLYRWNNRPARRR; from the coding sequence GTGCCTGCCATTCCAGCATGGCTGATCGAGCCGTTGTGGGTCCAGTTCGCCGCGCTGCTCCCCGATCGGCCGACCTACCAACCGACACATCCGCTGGGCTGTCACCGCAAGCGGATCGATGACCGCATCGTGTTCGACAAGCTGGTCCAGGTGTTGCGGTTCGGCTGCGCCTACGAGGCGATCGCCGATGCCACCTGTTCGGCCACCACGATCCGCGGCCGCCGTGACGAGTGGATAGAGCTTGGGGTGTTCGCCCAGCTCAAACAGATCGCCCTGGACGCCTACGACCGGCTCGTCGGCCTGGTCCTCGACGACATCGCCGTGGACGGCTGCATCACCAAGGCTCCCGGCGGCGGCGAGGCCGCCGGACGCTCACCGGTCGACCGGGGCAAGCAGGGCATGAAACGCTCGTTGATGGTCGACGGCTACGGCATCCCCCTCGGCCGGGTCCTGGCCGGCGCGAACCGACACGACTCACCCCTGCTCGGCCCCACCCTCGACCACCTCGACGACCTCGGCCCACTACCCCAGGCCATCACGGTGCACCTCGACGCCGGATACGACTCCCAGGTCACCCGCGCCCTGCTGGCCGAGCGCGGCCTGACCGGTGAGATCGCCCACAAGGGCGACAAGGCGCCCATCCAGGCGAGCCAACGGTGGCACGTCGAACGGACGAACAGCTGGCACAACGCGTTCAACCGGCTGCAACGCTGCTACGAACGAACAGAGAAGGTCATCGACGCCTTCTTCGACCTCGCCGACGCGATCATCACCGTCCGCAGCCTCATCCGGCGTGCATGGACCCTCTACCGGTGGAACAACCGACCCGCCCGCCGCCGATGA
- a CDS encoding GNAT family N-acetyltransferase has protein sequence MPELVAPTVRLHAAWLDAHREWGPGLHEDGFGLRPSDEVDSPDGFAAWVARLVDQSDPTGPRDAGRSHCTYRWIVEGDRMLGGIALRHAPDESRLRVTGHIGYGIRPSARRRGLATWALGRMLDEARGLGLDRVLIICEADNIASAKTIERCGGVLEDVRNTEPRATRRYWIST, from the coding sequence ATGCCCGAACTGGTCGCACCCACCGTCCGGCTGCACGCCGCCTGGCTCGACGCGCACCGCGAGTGGGGCCCCGGCCTCCACGAGGACGGGTTCGGGCTGCGGCCGTCCGACGAGGTCGACTCCCCGGACGGATTCGCGGCCTGGGTGGCCCGGTTGGTCGACCAGTCGGATCCGACTGGGCCGCGGGACGCCGGCCGGTCGCATTGCACGTACCGGTGGATCGTCGAGGGCGACCGGATGCTCGGCGGGATCGCGCTCCGGCACGCACCCGACGAATCCAGGCTCCGGGTCACCGGGCACATCGGATACGGCATCCGGCCGTCCGCACGTCGGCGGGGCCTGGCCACCTGGGCGCTGGGCCGGATGCTCGACGAGGCGCGGGGGCTCGGCCTGGACCGGGTGCTGATCATCTGCGAGGCGGACAACATCGCCTCGGCGAAGACGATCGAGCGCTGCGGTGGCGTCCTCGAAGACGTCCGGAACACCGAACCCCGCGCGACCCGCCGGTACTGGATCAGCACCTGA
- a CDS encoding glycogen debranching N-terminal domain-containing protein has protein sequence MSDGLIRLLDGNTFVVSEETGDIDASPTIPTGFFSFDTRFLSKWILSINDERVNALSVEEVEHFESRMVVVPTLPAPLVDIGVSDIGVSAIRDRSIGGSFTEQLTVINNESRPVDLRIRLDVDSDFADLFEIKDVRNKSGTYYTQVDGGRLRLGYRREAFRRETLVSSTVPARVDEQGLTYHVRLEPHGQWTTNLHVQALGRDGRDLRESLEGRPGRSRAQIRQDLVGWLARAPRLTCDSPTLGMTYRRSLADLSALLYAPLTAGGRAIPAAGLPWFMAIFGRDSILTSIQALPFAPDLAATTLHQLTVRQGAVLHDFREEEPGKILHELRYGETAAFEEQPHSPYYGSADSTPLFVILLDEYERWTGDATLVRSLERPGRAALHWIDEYGDIMGDGYVWYQRRNERTGLENQCWKDSWDAISFRDGRLPSLPRATCELQGYAYDAKIRGARLAREFWHDPAYADRLEREAADLKERFNRDFWIADGEYYAIALDGDGRQVDALSSNIGHLLWSGIVDESRAPKIAQHLLGPQLFSGWGVRTLGTGEGRYNPIGYHVGTVWPFDNSFIAWGLRRYGFHQEAGRIAEGIIDAAEHFDGRLPEAFGGYERTLTRYPVLYPTACSPQAWSTGTPLLLLRTMLGMEPRGEHLVARPAVPPGMGRIELLDIPGRWGRAGAVGRAHPERR, from the coding sequence ATGAGCGACGGCCTTATCCGGCTGCTGGACGGCAACACGTTCGTCGTCAGTGAGGAGACGGGCGACATCGACGCGTCCCCCACCATCCCGACCGGGTTCTTCTCGTTCGACACCCGATTCCTGTCGAAATGGATCCTGTCCATCAACGACGAGCGGGTCAACGCGCTCAGCGTCGAGGAGGTCGAGCACTTCGAGAGCCGCATGGTCGTCGTCCCGACCCTCCCCGCTCCACTCGTCGACATCGGTGTTTCGGACATCGGTGTTTCGGCCATTCGCGACCGCTCCATCGGCGGAAGCTTCACGGAGCAACTGACCGTGATCAACAACGAATCCAGGCCCGTCGACCTGCGGATTCGGCTCGACGTCGACAGCGACTTCGCCGACCTCTTCGAGATCAAGGACGTGCGGAACAAGAGCGGGACGTACTACACCCAGGTCGACGGCGGGCGCCTACGTCTCGGCTATCGGCGGGAAGCGTTCCGCCGGGAGACCCTGGTCTCGTCCACCGTGCCGGCCCGAGTCGACGAGCAGGGGCTGACATACCACGTTCGACTCGAACCGCACGGTCAATGGACCACCAACCTGCACGTGCAGGCGCTGGGCCGGGACGGGCGCGACCTTCGGGAGAGCCTGGAGGGCAGACCCGGTCGATCCCGAGCGCAGATCCGGCAGGACCTGGTCGGGTGGCTCGCGCGGGCACCCCGCCTCACCTGCGACTCGCCCACGTTGGGAATGACCTACCGACGGAGCCTGGCCGACCTCTCCGCGCTGCTTTACGCACCGCTGACCGCCGGCGGACGCGCCATCCCCGCCGCCGGCCTACCGTGGTTCATGGCGATCTTCGGCCGGGACAGCATCCTCACCAGCATCCAGGCACTGCCGTTCGCGCCCGACCTCGCCGCCACGACGCTACACCAGCTCACCGTGCGACAGGGGGCCGTCCTGCACGACTTCCGCGAGGAGGAGCCCGGGAAGATCCTCCACGAGCTGCGGTACGGGGAGACGGCCGCATTCGAGGAGCAGCCACACTCGCCGTACTACGGTAGCGCCGACTCCACTCCTCTCTTCGTCATCCTGCTCGACGAGTACGAGCGGTGGACCGGCGACGCCACCCTGGTCCGGTCTCTCGAACGTCCCGGGAGAGCCGCCCTGCACTGGATCGACGAGTACGGCGACATCATGGGCGACGGCTACGTCTGGTACCAACGCCGCAACGAGCGGACCGGGCTGGAGAACCAGTGCTGGAAGGACTCCTGGGACGCCATCTCGTTCCGGGACGGGCGGCTGCCCAGCCTGCCCCGGGCGACCTGTGAGCTGCAGGGCTACGCCTACGACGCCAAGATCCGCGGCGCCAGGCTGGCCCGCGAGTTCTGGCACGACCCCGCGTACGCCGACCGCCTCGAACGGGAAGCCGCCGACCTCAAGGAACGCTTCAACCGCGACTTCTGGATTGCCGACGGCGAGTACTACGCAATCGCCCTCGACGGCGACGGCCGCCAGGTCGACGCCCTCTCCTCCAACATCGGCCACCTACTGTGGAGCGGCATCGTCGACGAATCCCGGGCACCGAAGATCGCCCAACACCTGCTCGGCCCCCAACTCTTCTCCGGCTGGGGGGTGCGGACGCTCGGCACCGGCGAGGGACGCTACAACCCGATCGGCTACCACGTCGGCACCGTGTGGCCGTTCGACAACTCCTTCATCGCTTGGGGGCTGCGCCGCTACGGATTCCACCAGGAGGCCGGCCGCATCGCCGAGGGAATCATCGACGCCGCGGAACACTTCGACGGACGGCTCCCCGAGGCGTTCGGCGGATACGAGCGGACGCTGACCAGATATCCCGTGCTGTACCCCACGGCGTGCAGCCCACAGGCGTGGTCCACCGGAACTCCCCTGTTGCTGCTGCGGACCATGCTCGGCATGGAGCCACGCGGCGAGCACCTGGTGGCCAGACCGGCCGTGCCCCCGGGCATGGGCCGGATCGAGCTGCTCGACATCCCCGGGCGGTGGGGCAGGGCGGGCGCCGTCGGACGCGCCCACCCGGAGCGACGCTAA
- a CDS encoding SCP2 sterol-binding domain-containing protein yields the protein MSNLTTSFFQSLARRGHETLLEDATGTIRFDLTHEQGVDRWFVAIERGNIRVSRDGGKADSVFHVSRATFDRILAGQSQMYPAWLRNEVTTEGDQRLARLFVRLMPAPPEAHHPRDFGRERRRAA from the coding sequence ATGTCGAATCTGACCACGAGCTTCTTCCAGTCCCTCGCCCGTCGCGGGCACGAGACCCTCCTCGAGGACGCCACCGGGACCATACGGTTCGACCTCACCCACGAGCAGGGCGTCGACCGCTGGTTCGTGGCCATCGAACGGGGCAATATCCGCGTCTCTCGGGATGGAGGCAAGGCCGACTCTGTCTTCCATGTCAGCCGGGCGACCTTCGACCGGATCTTGGCTGGCCAGTCACAGATGTACCCGGCATGGTTGCGCAACGAAGTCACGACGGAGGGTGATCAACGGCTGGCCCGCCTCTTCGTTCGGCTCATGCCGGCGCCGCCCGAAGCCCATCACCCTCGGGATTTCGGCCGCGAACGGAGACGTGCGGCATGA
- a CDS encoding SCP2 sterol-binding domain-containing protein: MSETTRNFFEALERHGHERLLKKTNGTIRFDLERDHEVDHWFVEIRSGVVRVSQQNRAADTVIRSDDAFFDRMVRGEAKPFPAWLRNDLTFKGQIRLVSLLERLFAPPPNARHPRIAARDRGRQG, encoded by the coding sequence ATGTCGGAGACGACCAGGAACTTCTTCGAGGCGCTCGAACGACACGGCCACGAACGCCTGCTGAAGAAGACGAACGGCACCATACGGTTCGACCTCGAGCGTGACCACGAGGTCGACCACTGGTTCGTGGAGATCCGCAGCGGCGTCGTCCGGGTGTCACAGCAGAACCGCGCCGCCGACACCGTCATCCGCTCCGACGACGCCTTCTTCGACCGGATGGTCCGCGGGGAAGCCAAACCGTTCCCGGCGTGGCTGAGGAACGATCTGACGTTCAAAGGACAAATCCGGCTCGTCAGCTTGCTGGAGCGGCTCTTCGCGCCGCCGCCCAACGCGCGTCACCCGCGGATCGCCGCCCGGGACCGGGGGAGGCAGGGATGA
- a CDS encoding RNA-guided endonuclease InsQ/TnpB family protein, producing the protein MDETVRYTCRLRPGRIAQAALLDEWGRCRWLWNEAVHQQKTGRKPTFGRLSKLLAEARSRHAWLREGSQVAQQQTLRTYGAALAHSFTVKGRGRPKVKRLKDSLPTLEYTTRGFRIKDGRLCLPGTVTVAVVWSRELPSEPTSVRVYQDTLGHWYASFVVRREITTAPESDSPGIGVDWGIKTTAATTDPAFDLPHLGHRRRCAAEMAKAQRTMARRRRPKGHAPSKGYQTAKRQAARVATKAARQNTHDARVWAKNVTDHHALIAVEDFKPTFLARTTMARKAADAAIGACKRSRGMVVDHRRRAGRLFHR; encoded by the coding sequence GTGGACGAGACAGTGCGTTACACCTGTCGCCTGCGGCCCGGCCGTATCGCGCAGGCCGCACTGCTCGACGAGTGGGGCCGGTGCCGGTGGTTGTGGAACGAAGCTGTGCACCAGCAGAAGACCGGCCGCAAGCCGACGTTCGGGAGGCTGTCGAAACTGCTGGCCGAGGCCCGCAGCCGTCATGCCTGGCTGCGCGAGGGATCGCAGGTCGCACAGCAGCAGACACTGCGCACCTATGGTGCCGCCCTGGCCCACTCGTTCACGGTCAAGGGCCGGGGCCGACCGAAGGTCAAGCGGCTCAAGGACTCGCTGCCGACCCTGGAGTACACCACCCGCGGCTTCCGGATCAAAGACGGCCGGCTGTGCCTGCCGGGCACGGTGACCGTTGCGGTCGTCTGGTCGCGGGAACTGCCGTCCGAGCCGACCAGCGTGCGCGTCTACCAAGACACCCTCGGCCACTGGTACGCCTCGTTCGTGGTCCGCCGTGAGATCACCACCGCACCCGAGTCGGACTCGCCGGGTATCGGCGTCGACTGGGGTATCAAGACCACCGCCGCCACGACCGACCCGGCGTTCGACCTGCCGCACCTCGGCCATCGCCGCCGGTGCGCCGCCGAGATGGCCAAGGCCCAGCGCACGATGGCCCGCCGCCGTCGTCCCAAGGGACACGCCCCGTCGAAGGGCTACCAGACCGCGAAGCGGCAGGCCGCCCGGGTCGCGACAAAGGCCGCCCGACAGAACACCCACGACGCCCGCGTCTGGGCCAAGAACGTCACTGACCACCACGCGCTGATCGCGGTCGAGGACTTCAAGCCGACATTCCTCGCCCGCACCACGATGGCCCGCAAAGCGGCCGACGCGGCGATCGGCGCATGTAAGAGGTCGCGCGGAATGGTTGTTGATCATCGGCGGCGGGCGGGTCGGTTGTTCCACCGGTAG
- a CDS encoding PaaX family transcriptional regulator, with amino-acid sequence MFDIAPRRLILTLYGLYARDEHNWLSVSAVVRLMSDLGVDSASVRSSISRLKRRGVLESMKVGGSAGYSLSASALEVLREGDVRIFGLKRATESDGLVMVVFSVPESERDRRHKLRTLLSGSGFGTVSPGVWVAPSVLFQETVNMLTTRGLSPYVEVFRASYEHFGALEERVRTWWDLEAMNAEYSTFIDNFGGVQAEWRKSSKSPQRAFEVYVPLLTEWRRLPYLDPGLPASVLPKDWSGTRATELFADLDALLRQPARSHALEVIHAKPGSGIGRTACAAS; translated from the coding sequence GTGTTCGATATTGCGCCTCGTCGGCTGATTTTGACCCTGTACGGCCTCTACGCCCGCGACGAGCACAACTGGCTATCGGTGAGTGCGGTCGTGCGTCTGATGTCTGACCTCGGCGTCGACTCGGCCAGCGTGCGTTCTTCGATTTCCCGCCTCAAGCGGCGCGGTGTCTTGGAGTCCATGAAGGTGGGCGGTTCGGCTGGATACTCCCTATCGGCGAGTGCTCTCGAGGTCCTGCGCGAAGGAGACGTCCGCATCTTCGGCCTCAAGAGGGCGACCGAGTCGGACGGACTGGTCATGGTGGTGTTCTCGGTACCCGAGTCGGAGAGGGACCGGCGGCACAAGCTCCGGACGCTGCTGTCCGGGTCGGGCTTCGGCACGGTGTCGCCGGGAGTCTGGGTTGCTCCTAGCGTCCTGTTCCAGGAAACGGTGAACATGCTCACCACGCGCGGGCTCAGTCCTTACGTGGAGGTGTTCCGGGCTTCGTACGAGCACTTCGGCGCTCTCGAGGAGCGCGTCCGGACATGGTGGGACCTCGAGGCGATGAACGCCGAGTACTCCACGTTCATCGACAACTTTGGGGGCGTTCAGGCGGAGTGGCGCAAGTCGTCGAAGTCACCGCAGCGCGCGTTCGAGGTCTATGTGCCGTTGTTGACCGAATGGCGCCGGCTTCCGTACCTGGACCCGGGGCTGCCTGCCTCGGTGCTTCCGAAGGACTGGAGCGGGACCAGGGCGACCGAGTTGTTCGCGGACCTCGATGCTCTTCTTCGACAGCCCGCCCGGTCACACGCTCTGGAGGTCATTCACGCGAAGCCCGGGTCTGGAATCGGTCGCACGGCGTGCGCAGCGTCCTGA